Below is a genomic region from Streptomyces roseoviridis.
GTCCCGGTGTTCCGCGTCCTTCGGCCACTCCTTGAGGCCCAGCTCCTTGGCGGCCGCCTCCTGCGTCCGCGTGATGTCCCACGGCTCCAGGCCCAGCCGCTCCAGCACCTCCCGGATCTCCTCGGGCGACGGCACGTCCTCCAGATAGCGCCGCACGGTGTAGTCGGCGCCCTCGGCGTCCAGCACGGTCAGCGCGCTGCGGCACTTGGAACAGGCGGGGTTGATCCAGATCTCCATGCCTCCCAACGTACCGCCCGCACACCCCGCGAAAGCCGTTCTGGCCAGGGACGAT
It encodes:
- a CDS encoding arsenate reductase family protein, translated to MEIWINPACSKCRSALTVLDAEGADYTVRRYLEDVPSPEEIREVLERLGLEPWDITRTQEAAAKELGLKEWPKDAEHRDRWVEALAAHPKLIQRPIITADDGTAVVARSEEAVRDALSR